One window of the Candidatus Eremiobacteraceae bacterium genome contains the following:
- a CDS encoding acyl-CoA dehydrogenase family protein, with amino-acid sequence MNFNLTDDQRAVREAVATFAAREIAPNAAAWDRDHTFPVDVFAALGEIGIMGMSVSERYGGAQLDAISVAISIEEISRADAGVGVTVSVHAGLITRIIEQFAREALRETYLPKMCAGEWLGGFALTEAESGSDASALRTRAVRDGDHYTLDGRKQWVTNAGFAKVFVVFARTGGPGPKGISAFLVDRETPGLMLGRKTEKLGIHSSDTTDVVLEGARVSADRLLGNEGEGYKIALASLGIGRLGIAAQSVGILAACLDTAQAYARDRRQFGAPIGHFQAVAFKIADMAVDLDAARLLLYRAAWMKDQGMQVLDASSKAKLFASTAARKHAAECVQVLGGYGYTTEFPAERYYRDAKITEIYEGTSEVQRILIARELLGRL; translated from the coding sequence ATGAACTTCAACCTCACCGACGATCAGCGGGCCGTCCGCGAGGCCGTCGCGACGTTTGCGGCGCGCGAAATCGCCCCGAATGCGGCCGCGTGGGATCGCGATCACACGTTTCCCGTTGATGTGTTCGCGGCGCTTGGCGAGATCGGCATCATGGGCATGTCGGTGTCGGAGAGATACGGCGGCGCGCAACTCGACGCGATCAGCGTCGCGATATCGATCGAAGAGATAAGCCGCGCCGACGCGGGCGTGGGCGTCACCGTGTCGGTCCATGCCGGCCTGATAACGCGCATCATCGAGCAGTTCGCGCGCGAAGCATTGCGCGAGACATACCTTCCCAAGATGTGCGCGGGAGAATGGCTCGGCGGTTTTGCGCTGACTGAAGCCGAGTCGGGATCGGATGCCAGTGCGTTGCGCACGCGCGCGGTGCGCGACGGCGACCACTATACGTTGGACGGACGCAAGCAGTGGGTCACGAACGCGGGCTTTGCAAAGGTGTTCGTCGTTTTTGCGCGCACCGGCGGACCCGGACCGAAAGGCATTTCCGCATTTCTGGTCGATCGCGAAACGCCGGGACTCATGCTCGGGAGAAAGACAGAAAAGCTCGGCATTCACTCGTCAGATACGACGGATGTCGTGCTCGAGGGCGCGCGCGTCTCGGCCGATCGCCTCTTAGGCAACGAGGGCGAGGGCTACAAGATCGCGCTCGCGAGCCTCGGCATCGGCAGGCTCGGAATCGCTGCCCAGTCCGTCGGAATTCTGGCGGCGTGCTTGGACACGGCGCAGGCCTATGCGCGGGATCGTCGACAATTCGGCGCACCGATCGGCCATTTTCAAGCCGTCGCGTTCAAGATCGCCGACATGGCGGTTGATCTCGACGCCGCGCGCTTGCTGTTGTATCGCGCGGCGTGGATGAAAGACCAAGGCATGCAAGTTCTCGATGCATCGTCCAAAGCGAAGCTTTTCGCGTCCACGGCGGCGCGAAAGCACGCCGCGGAGTGCGTGCAGGTGCTCGGCGGCTACGGCTATACAACGGAGTTTCCAGCCGAGCGCTACTACCGCGATGCAAAGATCACGGAGATTTACGAAGGCACGTCCGAGGTCCAGCGTATCCTCATCGCGCGCGAACTGCTGGGCAGATTATGA